The Caenorhabditis elegans chromosome II genome has a segment encoding these proteins:
- the Y47G7B.2 gene encoding DUF4781 domain-containing protein (Confirmed by transcript evidence), producing the protein MEAHIAAKMAVGSGGLLSTMLTRLLGPKLGAYVSTRLGTVLGTRLSALLATKLGAIIGTSTATLVVGMLSWAVYLGSIGYCAYALIKLFSLHRGIAYSSDERKTSSSRANYQSTPESTNSLNRTSEYWYDPTFDQVVKSRNPPSQEAIRVIGNFQEDGSTTEEIFELFKAQQRDAFNPKFRSDAGSYNTSDKRSSRGGFYSSQEPKDTLQDRHPNVFLQNEQNPNNNNGKVENLYASRNQFWMSIVAPENFSYTMVALANNTREGLLHSLIRHGHEFKFGEDLLDALPGNLKQLVQQLRKENNRDLNIVLEKEIQKLSESEYRDLLKLLEKFQTYIQQIVQRGNYIGERVNINGQMQVYWKINDKEVLVTALSEQLYCGNVQYDAGGRARPIRKIITCFVTSAENVRSLTVNKWPVTKFFGN; encoded by the exons ATGGAGGCACATATTGCTGCTAAAATGGCCGTAGGTTCAGGCGGCCTACTTTCCACCATGCTTACCAGACTTCTCGGTCCGAAACTCGGAGCTTATGTTTCTACAAGGCTCGGAACAGTCCTCGGCACCAGGCTCAGTGCCCTACTCGCCACAAAGCTTGGTGCAATCATTGGCACAAGTACTGCAACGTTGGTTGTTGGTATGCTTTCATGGGCGGTTTACCTTGGAAGCATCGGATATTGTGCTTACGCGCtgatcaaattattttctttacaCAGAGGGATCGCTTACTCGTCAGATGAGAGAAAAACTTCCTCGAGTCGTGCAAATTACCAAAGTACTCCTGAGAGCACGAATTCTTTGAATCGTACATCAGAATATTGGTATGATCCCACTTTCGATCAAGTCGTCAAGTCTAGAAATCCTCCGAGTCAAGAAGCGATTCGTGTGATCGGCAATTTCCAAGAAGATGGATCGACTACGGAGGAGATCTTTGAGCTGTTCAAAGC ACAGCAACGCGATGCCTTCAACCCGAAGTTCCGCTCCGATGCGGGCAGCTACAACACGAGCGATAAGCGCTCCAGTAGAGGTGGTTTCTACTCATCCCAGGAGCCCAAAGACACATTACAAGATCGTCATCCGAATGTGTTCCTTCAAAATGAGCAGAATCCCAACAACAACAACGGGAAGGTTGAGAATCTCTATGCTTCAAGGAATCAGTTCTGGATGAGCATCGTGGCTCCGGAGAATTTCTCGTATACG atggttGCCCTGGCGAACAATACACGTGAAGGACTTCTCCATTCATTGATTAGACATGGTCATGAGTTCAAATTTGGTGAAGATCTTCTGGATGCGCTTCCGGGAAATCTGAAACAACTGGTGCAACAGCTCAGAAAGGAGAACAACCGCGATCTGAATATTGTGCTAGAGAAGGAGATTCAGAAATTGTCCGAATCGGAGTATCGAG atCTGCTCAAGCTCTTGGAAAAGTTCCAAACCTATATCCAGCAAATCGTTCAACGCGGAAATTACATTGGTGAACGTGTGAACATCAACGGCCAGATGCAGGTTTACTGGAAAATCAACGATAAGGAAGTCCTGGTGACGGCTCTTTCTGAGCAGTTGTACTGTGGAAATGTGCAGTATGACGCTGGAGGAAGGGCTCGACCAATTCGGAAAATTATCACTTGTTTTGTGACGAGTGCTGAAAATGTTAGGTCACTTACAGTCAACAAGTGGCCAGTCACAAAGTTTTTCGGGAATTAG
- the sri-61 gene encoding Serpentine Receptor, class H (Predicted), with protein sequence MYDIDFTVPYWFVNYYHVIGVISLLFDSFSIYLILFRSEKIDNFRYFLLNFQLACTVTDIHLTFLTQAIPLYPLVAGYTMGFLSQFGVTPHVCMTLLVACLIYQIECMIFCFVRKHQTIAKTLRKYIMPRWVVWCVLGFFIVYICAVVGLFSQTRRDEMHQMEYIRVNLPEYLPGFKSLPNFSIYELDAYFMGTVGFAAAFGPVVFSLWCFVLANIFRMLSLLKSQISASNYRKHRAAIWSLLAQFATSLVCIIPPICFVFVVLIGIDGAQVIVEYLLVIACLHSSLNVTVLILTFPPYRKYVFSLIKRQKKAARTGVSVRSLKPSSIVVP encoded by the exons atgtatgacaTAGATTTTACGGTCCCGTACTGGTTTGTAAACTATTATCATGTGATTGGAGTAATATCCCTATTATTCGATTCTTTTTCGATTTACCTCATTTTATTCAGAAgcgagaaaatcgataatttccgctactttttgctcaattttcag CTAGCATGCACAGTTACCGATATacatttgacttttttgacgCAAGCTATACCTTTATACCCATTAGTTGCTGGATATACTATGGGCTTTCTTAGTCAATTCGGAGTTACACCTCATGTTTGCATG acACTACTGGTCGCATGCCTAATATACCAAATCGAGTGTATGATATTCTGCTTTGTTCGGAAACATCAAACTATTGCGAAAACGTTGAGAAAGTATATTATGCCACGGTGGGTGGTTTGGTGCGTATTaggattttttattgtttatatCTGTGCGGTTGTTGGATTATTCTCACAGACTCGCAGAGATGAGATGCATCAAATGGAGTATATTAGAGTG AACCTACCTGAGTACCTCCCCGGCTTTAAAAGTCTCCCGAACTTCTCCATCTACGAACTCGACGCATACTTTATGGGCACAGTGGGGTTCGCAGCAGCCTTCGGGCCTGTTGTATTTTCCTTGTGGTGCTTTGTCTTGGCTAATATATTCCGAATGCTTTCACTATTGAAATCTCAAATCTCTGCCTCAAACTATCGAAAACATCGAGCCGCCATCTGGAGCCTCCTGGCTCAATTCGCCACGTCATTGGTCTGTATCATACCGCCCATCTGTTTCGTGTTCGTCGTGCTGATAGGGATCGATGGAGCGCAGG TAATCGTCGAGTATCTCCTAGTCATCGCCTGCTTGCACTCCTCCCTAAATGTTACAGTACTAATTTTGACGTTCCCGCCGTATAGGAAATATGTCTTCTCATTGATAAAGCGGCAAAA aaaagcTGCAAGAACCGGAGTGTCAGTGCGATCCCTGAAGCCTTCATCTATAGTAGTTCCTTAA
- the sri-60 gene encoding Serpentine Receptor, class I (Predicted) has protein sequence MFDIDFSIPYWLTTYYHVIGVISILFDSFSIYLVLFRSDKIDNFRYFLLYFQLACTSTDIILTFLMQPVELYPILAGYSMGFLAQFGVTTHFCLTMLMLSEIYQIESMIFCFLRKHQTIASTLRKYAIPNWLVWSFFAFLAFHICAMGALFSQTSIDPEQQMEYVRMNFPEYLQGFQSLPNFSIYEADAYFLGTVIFAVSCGIFAFLVLCIVIANIFRMLSLLKTQISASNYQKHRAAVWSLLAQFATSGVCFIPPLALVFVALFSINRGQCRFISVIVEYLLVIACSHSSLNVLVLIATFPPYRKYVLSLVKRKKKIARTGLSVLSLKPSQMS, from the exons atgttcgatATAGACTTTTCTATTCCATATTGGCTAACAACTTATTATCACGTAATTGGAGTAATATCCATACTGTTCGACTCCTTTTCGATTTACCTTGTTTTATTCAGAAGcgataaaatcgataattttcgatattttttgctcTATTTTCAG CTAGCCTGCACATCAACCGATATAATTTTGACATTCCTCATGCAACCCGTTGAATTATATCCGATTCTCGCTGGATACAGTATGGGTTTCTTGGCTCAATTCGGAGTAACAACACATTTTTGTCTG acaatgctAATGCTCAGCGAAATCTATCAGATTGAAAGTATGATCTTCTGTTTTCTACGAAAACATCAGACAATTGCCTCAACGCTCAGAAAATATGCAATACCGAACTGGCTGGTTTGGAGTTTTTTCGCATTTCTAGCATTTCATATTTGTGCAATGGGTGCACTATTTTCTCAGACCAGCATTGACCCGGAGCAGCAAATGGAATATGTTAGGATG aatttcccCGAATACCTCCAAGGTTTCCAAAGTCTCCCGAACTTTTCCATCTACGAAGCTGATGCGTATTTCTTGGGCACCGtgatttttgcagtttcatgtggaatatttgcatttttagttttatgtATTGTTAtagcaaacatttttcgaatgctctcacttttaaaaactcaaatctCTGCCTCAAACTACCAAAAGCATCGGGCCGCCGTTTGGAGCCTCCTTGCACAATTCGCCACGTCAGGTGTCTGCTTCATCCCACCCCTTGCTCTAGTATTTGTCGCGTTGTTCAGTATAAATAGAGGACAGTGTAGGTTCATTTCAGTAATCGTAGAGTATCTCCTGGTTATCGCCTGTTCTCACTCCTCACTCAATGTCTTGGTGCTCATTGCCACGTTCCCGCCATATCGGAAGTATGTGTTATCACTTGTTAAACGTAAAAA aaaaatcgcgAGAACCGGATTGTCAGTGCTTTCCCTGAAGCCTTCCCAAATGAGTTGA
- the srh-128 gene encoding Serpentine Receptor, class H (Confirmed by transcript evidence) — protein sequence MCEFNDLGLASQQGFAMVLHLMTVIQVPVHLFGGYVILFKTPQKMKSVKMSMFLLHFWSSLLDITICFLIVPYVIFPIPGGIPLGFLSFLGVPPGYQASILIICASYTAISIINFYKNRHHSMKHGPNSQNLKTRLCRYVYIAANCVAAVAFLVPIYILHPGQRDIQKYTIETIPCLPPKIYENPNFFVASTSISFILLDMGLLSIFVFAQIIFLIVYSVKELQKRLKNLSKVTSTLQKRFSNALYAQVSIPMIAYAFPTVYVFFSWIFGSFSQACNNFVFISLAFHGLLSTFTTLAVHKPYRESLKVFLPTCMTWRAKSRVSSVREVQLSAIVAIV from the exons atgtgCGAATTTAATGATCTTGGACTGGCATCTCAGCAGGGATTTGCGATGGTTCTTCACTTGATGACTGTTATTCAGGTGCCCGTACACCTTTTCGGTGGATATGTGATTTTGTTCAAGACACCGCAGAAAATGAAGTCGGTGAAGATGAGCATGTTTTTGCTCCATTTTTG GAGCTCCCTCCTCGACATCACCATTTGTTTCCTTATTGTCCCATATGTAATATTTCCGATTCCCGGAGGTATTCCTCTCGGATTCCTCTCATTTTTGGGTGTCCCACCTGGATATCAGGCATCTATTCTGATAATCTGCGCCTCGTACACCGCGATTTCTATAAtcaatttctacaaaaatcgaCATCATTCTATGAAACATGGCCcaaattctcagaatttgaaaactcgcCTTTGTCGATATGTATACATCGCTGCGAACTGCGTGGCGGCCGTGGCGTTTTTGGttccaatttatattttacatCCGGGGCAGCgagatattcaaaaatatacaatagag ACCATCCCATGCCTCCCGCCAAAAATCTACGAAAACCCAAATTTCTTCGTCGCCTCCACAAGCATCTCGTTTATACTTCTAGATATGGGCCTGCTCTCCATATTCGTCTTTGCTCAAATCATATTTCTCATCGTCTATTCCGTAAAGGAACTGCAAAAACGTCTTAAAAACCTGTCAAAAGTGACGTCAACTCTGCAAAAACGGTTCTCGAATGCTCTCTACGCGCAAGTGTCGATTCCGATGATCGCCTACGCATTTCCGACGGTTTACGTGTTTTTTTCGTGGATTTTCGGGAGCTTCAGTCAGGCTTGCAACAATTTTGTGTTTATAAGCCTGGCATTTCACGGACTTTTATCGACATTTACCACGTTGGCGGTGCATAAACCGTACAGGGAGTCGCTGAAGGTCTTTCTGCCGACTTGTATGACGTGGAGGGCAAAAAGTCGCGTTTCTAGTGTCCGGGAAGTTCAGTTGTCTGCAATTGTAGCAATTGtatga
- the sri-62 gene encoding Serpentine Receptor, class I (Predicted) yields the protein MYDIDFATPNWLITYYHVIGIISLLFDSFSIYLILFKSSKIDNFRYFLLNFQLTCTATDIILTFFMQPVPLYPLVSGYILGFLAQFGASTHFCLTMVIATIIYQIESMVFCFVRKHQTIATTLKKYLMPRWLIWCLFSFFAFDICVVVGLFSQTCIDQDLQMEYVRVNFPDYLPGFQSLPNFSIYEADAFFVGTVVFAVTCGIISFFILCIILANIFRMLSLLKSQISASNYRKHRAAIWSLLAQFATSSVCVVPPIFFVFVVLIGIDGAQVIVEFLLVIACLHSSFNVTVLVFTFPPYRKYVFSLIKREKRIERIGVSVLSLKPSSIVVPHLN from the exons ATGTACGACATAGACTTTGCCACCCCAAATTGGCTAATAACCTATTATCATGTAATTGGAATAATATCCCTATTATTcgattcattttcaatatacCTAATCTTATTCAAAAGCagtaaaatcgataatttccgatattttctgctcaattttcaa TTAACATGTACCGCTACCGAcataattttgacattttttatgcAACCCGTCCCGTTATACCCGCTAGTTTCTGGGTATATTTTGGGGTTTCTTGCTCAATTTGGAGCTTCAACTCATTTTTGCTTG ACTATGGTAATTGCCACGATAATCTATCAAATAGAAAGTATGGTCTTCTGCTTTGTACGGAAACATCAGACAATTGCAACTACactcaaaaagtatttaatgCCACGCTGGCTCATTTGgtgtttattttcatttttcgcgtTTGATATTTGTGTGGTGGTCGGGTTATTCTCGCAAACTTGTATAGATCAGGACCTGCAAATGGAGTATGTTAGAGTG aacttccCAGACTACCTCCCCGGCTTCCAAAGCCTTCCAAATTTCTCCATCTATGAAGCCGACGCATTTTTCGTTGGAACAGTGGTCTTCGCAGTGACCTGTGGAAtcatctcatttttcattttatgcATCATCCTGGCTAATATATTCCGAATGCTTTCACTATTGAAATCTCAAATCTCTGCCTCAAACTATCGAAAACATCGAGCCGCCATCTGGAGCCTCCTGGCTCAATTTGCCACGTCATCCGTCTGCGTGGTACCGCCCATCTTTTTCGTGTTCGTTGTGCTGATAGGGATTGATGGAGCGCAGG taatcGTCGAGTTTCTGCTAGTCATTGCCTGCTTGCACTCCTCCTTCAACGTGACCGTACTAGTTTTCACGTTCCCGCCGTATCGGAAATATGTGTTCTCTTTGATCAAGCGGGAAAA aAGAATAGAGAGAATCGGTGTGTCGGTGCTATCCTTGAAGCCTTCTTCTATAGTGGTCCctcatttgaattaa